The Ooceraea biroi isolate clonal line C1 chromosome 1, Obir_v5.4, whole genome shotgun sequence genome has a window encoding:
- the LOC105274943 gene encoding elongation of very long chain fatty acids protein 1: MALVPSISVNMYKLETKYERNLPNSSSKDMGIMDIYYYLMDEISDPRVSGWPLMSNPFGIALISLAYLSFVLYVGPLCMKDRKPYALTKIMICYNICVASASAVIFYGILTSGYTMHLSVGCEPFVISNDPMSLSMARWVWWVLILKITELADTVIFILRKKYNQTSFLHVYHHTATLLLAWISCKYAPGGMWTFIMLPNCAVHVIMYIYYLCASLGPRMQGMIAPWKKHMTRLQLIQFAIMVAHTFQALLPSCEPTRKPLAYIYMSQVAFMFYMFLDYYRKSYPRKKRD; this comes from the exons ATGGCT TTAGTTCCTTCAATTTCAGTAAATATGTACAAGCTGGAAACAAAGTATGAGAGAAATCTGCCGAATTCCTCTTCAAAG GATATGGGCATCatggatatttattattacctaATGGACGAGATTTCAG ATCCCAGAGTTTCCGGGTGGCCTTTGATGTCAAATCCATTTGGTATAGCGCTAATTTCACTCGCTTATCTGTCCTTTGTACTTTACGTCGGACCGCTCTGCATGAAGGACAGAAAACCTTATGCGCTTACCAAGATTATGATCTGTTATAACATTTGcgtcgcgagcgcgagcgctgTTATATTCTATGGT ATACTCACATCCGGCTACACGATGCATCTCTCCGTGGGATGCGAGCCCTTCGTCATTTCGAACGACCCCATGTCGCTTAGC atgGCCCGATGGGTGTGGTGGGTTTTAATCCTGAAAATCACCGAGCTTGCGGACACCGTTATTTTCATCCTTCGCAAGAAGTATAATCAAACGTCGTTTCTTCACGTGTATCATCACACGGCGACTCTCCTCCTGGCGTGGATTTCTTGCAAATATGCACCTG GTGGTATGTGGACCTTCATAATGCTGCCGAACTGCGCAGTGCACGTAATTATGTACATCTATTACCTGTGCGCCAGTTTGGGCCCGAGAATGCAGGGGATGATCGCCCCGTGGAAGAAGCACATGACCCGATTGCAGCTC ATCCAATTTGCTATCATGGTAGCTCATACGTTCCAAGCGCTTTTACCATCTTGCGAGCCAACGCGGAAACCATTAGCATACATTTACATGTCTCAAGTTGCCTTCATGTTCTATATGTTCTTAGACTATTACAGGAAGTCTTACCCGAGAAAAAAGAGGGATTGA